One genomic region from Caldicoprobacter guelmensis encodes:
- a CDS encoding extracellular solute-binding protein, whose product MKKVLRLLCLVIALVLMASAMASCSLYSDETPKHNDENSSTKGENNGQVPELASKWPEFAKHHAEKVTFFEQGWTGPVEGQDIIAPEIERRTNFRILYEPMTVPTGDDYTQKLNLMVASNEVPNIFFGGNDTYTRTIYEKLGQSGQIWDISEIIKDYKNLYELVRPELILYKTKDGKNYFIPTQTGRGYEVLNEPPHGLYVRKDFLDKLGMDYPRTPEELREYLRRCVNEIKVNGQPVIGLVLGENLSGLEQLYEPFFPLIGQHETYTLPFDPNDNWRVKNYEYSASPELMQAAKYIFSLKKEGLLDKEALTIKHAQFQEKVSSGLASAITAAWWDMNTFSDNAKEAVPELMYVAPPPIYASEEIKKSRLRDWTNWVGCWSSVIISKKVDEETLRHFLAMMDYLATEEGQLLVQAGIEGKTYTWNEEGKYVFTPEFIEKTNNLDWNKAAAYGVFYYAQLVCNIPAIADKQTTPPALLREDNKLSWENRKEVRDHYKPDMDPPKDYYFLPGEVETQKFPAIKDAKLEFWAKVLSANSEEEVEKLVIEWGKTCKEMGIDEIIAERQAYIDNFKLTE is encoded by the coding sequence GTGAAGAAAGTGCTTCGTTTGTTATGCCTTGTAATAGCTTTGGTGTTAATGGCTTCCGCAATGGCTTCCTGCAGCCTGTACAGCGATGAAACGCCAAAGCATAATGATGAAAACTCTTCTACTAAAGGAGAAAATAATGGGCAGGTTCCAGAGTTGGCTTCCAAGTGGCCAGAGTTTGCCAAGCACCATGCCGAAAAAGTGACCTTTTTTGAGCAGGGGTGGACTGGGCCGGTAGAGGGACAGGACATCATTGCTCCGGAAATTGAAAGACGTACCAATTTTCGTATACTTTATGAGCCCATGACAGTGCCTACTGGGGATGACTACACGCAAAAGCTGAATTTGATGGTTGCATCTAATGAGGTACCGAACATCTTCTTTGGAGGTAACGACACATATACTCGGACTATATATGAGAAATTGGGACAAAGTGGACAGATTTGGGATATTAGTGAGATAATCAAGGATTATAAAAATCTTTATGAGCTTGTTCGGCCGGAGCTTATCCTATACAAGACAAAGGATGGCAAGAATTATTTCATTCCGACGCAGACTGGGCGTGGCTATGAAGTGTTGAATGAACCACCCCATGGGTTGTATGTCAGAAAGGATTTTTTGGATAAGCTGGGCATGGACTATCCTAGAACACCAGAAGAGCTGAGGGAATACTTGCGCCGCTGCGTGAATGAAATAAAGGTTAACGGCCAGCCGGTTATTGGTTTAGTGTTGGGAGAAAACTTATCAGGACTTGAGCAGCTTTACGAGCCATTTTTTCCGTTGATTGGCCAGCATGAGACTTACACCTTGCCTTTTGACCCCAATGATAATTGGAGGGTTAAAAATTACGAGTATAGCGCTAGTCCGGAACTGATGCAAGCTGCCAAGTATATATTCAGCTTGAAAAAAGAAGGACTGCTGGATAAAGAAGCGCTAACCATAAAGCACGCCCAATTTCAGGAGAAGGTTTCATCTGGGCTGGCATCGGCCATTACAGCGGCATGGTGGGACATGAATACGTTTAGCGATAATGCCAAGGAAGCGGTACCCGAGCTGATGTATGTAGCTCCACCTCCGATTTATGCCTCAGAGGAAATAAAGAAAAGCCGCCTAAGGGACTGGACAAACTGGGTAGGGTGCTGGTCATCGGTCATAATCAGTAAGAAAGTTGACGAAGAGACCCTGAGGCATTTCTTGGCCATGATGGATTATCTGGCAACCGAGGAAGGGCAGCTATTGGTACAAGCTGGCATTGAAGGCAAAACATATACTTGGAATGAAGAAGGCAAGTATGTTTTTACTCCAGAGTTTATTGAAAAGACAAATAACCTCGACTGGAATAAAGCTGCTGCTTACGGGGTATTCTACTATGCACAGCTGGTGTGCAATATTCCTGCAATTGCAGATAAGCAGACCACACCGCCTGCGCTGCTCAGAGAAGACAACAAGCTGAGTTGGGAGAATCGTAAGGAGGTTCGTGATCATTACAAGCCCGATATGGATCCTCCAAAGGATTACTACTTCCTGCCAGGCGAGGTTGAGACTCAGAAATTCCCAGCAATAAAAGATGCAAAATTGGAATTTTGGGCTAAGGTCTTATCGGCCAATTCAGAAGAAGAGGTTGAAAAGCTGGTAATTGAGTGGGGCAAGACCTGCAAAGAAATGGGAATTGATGAGATAATAGCCGAAAGGCAGGCCTATATCGACAATTTCAAATTGACAGAGTAA